Proteins from one Oryzomonas sagensis genomic window:
- the larC gene encoding nickel insertion protein: MNGTKEESIPEGHDHHHGHAHPHEHVPWENVKQNDRVLTIRAHSGLSGDILLAGLLRMTETGEAETDRLLSAILPELSGTVRLTKRQVNHIGGWFAEVALPHQHEHRTLADIAALIAASGIDDAAKRLATDTFTLLATAEAAVHEKKTEDIHFHEVGALDSILDICMSCELFTRLAPARFVVSPLPLADGGVACAHGIIPVPAPAVLELLEGIPVRPFPDDGETITPTAVALLRCLGATFGPWPAMRVEKRALVYGTRVFANAPNGAIFACGSGYDG, encoded by the coding sequence ATGAACGGCACGAAAGAAGAAAGCATACCTGAAGGGCACGACCATCATCATGGTCACGCACACCCCCATGAGCACGTGCCGTGGGAAAACGTAAAACAGAATGATCGGGTTCTGACCATACGGGCGCATTCGGGCCTGTCTGGAGATATCTTGCTCGCCGGACTATTGCGTATGACGGAAACCGGCGAGGCGGAAACGGACCGGCTGCTCTCCGCCATACTTCCCGAACTGTCCGGGACCGTGCGGCTGACCAAACGGCAGGTGAACCATATCGGCGGCTGGTTCGCGGAAGTCGCACTGCCGCATCAGCACGAACACCGGACACTTGCAGACATCGCCGCACTCATTGCCGCGAGTGGCATAGACGACGCGGCGAAACGCCTCGCCACGGATACCTTCACCCTGCTGGCAACGGCTGAGGCTGCCGTGCATGAGAAAAAAACGGAAGATATCCATTTCCACGAGGTCGGCGCCTTGGACAGCATTCTGGACATCTGCATGTCGTGCGAACTGTTTACCCGCCTTGCCCCTGCGCGCTTCGTGGTCAGTCCGCTGCCGCTGGCGGATGGAGGCGTCGCCTGCGCTCATGGCATCATCCCCGTTCCGGCTCCTGCCGTACTGGAACTCCTCGAGGGCATCCCCGTCCGTCCCTTCCCGGATGACGGCGAAACAATAACGCCGACGGCCGTGGCCCTGCTCCGCTGCCTCGGTGCGACCTTCGGGCCGTGGCCCGCCATGCGGGTGGAGAAGCGGGCTCTGGTCTATGGCACGCGGGTCTTTGCCAACGCGCCCAATGGGGCAATCTTCGCCTGCGGTTCGGGATACGATGGTTGA
- a CDS encoding flavodoxin family protein, giving the protein MNKNVLVFSSSPRRGGNSDLLCDQFMMGAQEAGHHAEKIFVKDKKINYCTGCGTCLNGKKSCPQKDDMAELLEKMIAADVIVMATPVYFYTMCAQMKTLIDRTCSRYTEINNKDFYFIVAAADDSTQAMKRTLEGFRGFTSCLNGAKEKGIIYGVGAWNIGDITESQAMKQAYEMGKNG; this is encoded by the coding sequence ATGAATAAGAACGTTTTAGTCTTCTCCTCCAGCCCGCGGAGAGGGGGAAATTCCGATCTGCTGTGCGACCAATTTATGATGGGAGCGCAGGAGGCTGGGCATCACGCCGAAAAGATTTTTGTAAAAGACAAAAAGATCAATTACTGCACGGGATGCGGCACCTGTCTCAATGGGAAGAAGAGTTGTCCCCAGAAAGATGATATGGCCGAGCTCCTGGAGAAAATGATTGCGGCCGATGTGATCGTGATGGCAACCCCTGTTTACTTCTATACGATGTGTGCACAAATGAAAACCCTGATTGACAGGACCTGTTCCCGTTATACCGAGATCAACAACAAGGATTTTTATTTCATTGTCGCAGCTGCCGACGACAGCACGCAGGCAATGAAAAGAACCCTGGAAGGATTCAGAGGATTTACCTCGTGCCTTAACGGAGCAAAAGAAAAGGGGATTATTTACGGCGTTGGCGCCTGGAATATTGGTGACATTACCGAAAGCCAAGCCATGAAACAGGCCTATGAAATGGGTAAAAACGGATAA
- a CDS encoding 2-dehydropantoate 2-reductase, protein MKIAVVGAGAVGLYYGSLLQRAGHEVRFLLRRDYDAITRSGLTVTSPRGDFHLEGVQGFRDPCDMGTADLVLIALKAFANQHLVEMVRPLLGSATALLTVQNGLGNEELLADAFGGDRVLGGVAMIGVTRGEPGVVNHMALGSIRLGEFSGGRSSRSERLAAMFVDAGVTCEAVADLRKIRWEKLVWNIPFNGLCALTNQTPGTLLANPATRCLVAEIMDEVIAGGNAQGLSEPISREYRDEMLTSTVQHTSDYRPSMMVDRLEGRPLELEAIYRIPLRYAAQQGVPMVRVGMLNALLDLGEPVHP, encoded by the coding sequence ATGAAAATTGCGGTTGTCGGGGCCGGGGCGGTCGGCCTCTATTACGGAAGTCTCTTGCAACGCGCCGGGCATGAGGTGCGCTTTTTACTGCGGCGGGATTATGACGCCATTACCAGGTCCGGCCTGACCGTCACGTCCCCGCGCGGCGATTTTCACCTTGAAGGGGTCCAGGGCTTTCGCGATCCCTGCGACATGGGAACCGCCGATCTGGTCCTGATTGCGCTCAAGGCCTTTGCCAACCAGCATCTGGTGGAGATGGTGCGGCCGCTGCTGGGGAGCGCCACGGCGCTGCTCACCGTTCAGAACGGTCTCGGCAACGAAGAACTGCTGGCAGACGCTTTTGGCGGCGACCGTGTGCTGGGCGGGGTGGCCATGATCGGTGTTACCCGTGGCGAACCGGGGGTCGTGAACCACATGGCGCTCGGCTCCATCCGGCTGGGGGAATTCAGCGGCGGACGTTCGTCGCGGAGTGAGCGATTGGCTGCCATGTTCGTCGATGCCGGCGTCACCTGCGAGGCGGTAGCCGACCTCCGGAAGATCCGCTGGGAAAAGCTGGTGTGGAATATCCCTTTCAACGGCCTGTGCGCCTTGACCAACCAGACCCCCGGCACGTTGTTGGCCAACCCCGCCACCCGTTGTCTGGTCGCGGAAATCATGGACGAGGTCATCGCCGGAGGCAACGCCCAGGGGCTGTCCGAACCGATCTCTCGGGAATACCGGGATGAGATGCTGACCAGCACGGTCCAGCATACCAGCGACTATCGCCCCAGCATGATGGTCGACCGGCTCGAGGGGCGCCCCCTGGAACTGGAGGCGATTTATCGGATTCCCCTGCGTTATGCGGCGCAACAGGGGGTGCCGATGGTGCGGGTCGGGATGCTCAACGCCTTGCTGGACCTTGGAGAGCCGGTGCACCCCTGA
- a CDS encoding NADP-dependent glyceraldehyde-3-phosphate dehydrogenase, producing MKQTITSLFPSEERIPAPYRIETPIRQDYYLVDGELRRWDGPLQEVLSPVRVAAEGGVVPKRVGESPLLSEGAVLEILQVAVRAYDNGRGTWPTMSVGERIQCVQRFTDAMLGKREEIVKLLMWEIGKSLQEAKREFERAVTYIHDTIEALKELDRVSSRFIIQQGIIGQIRRAPLGVVLCMGPYNFPLYETFTTLIPALIMGNTILLKPPRFGILLFQPLLEAIRDSFPPGVVNTVYGDGEVVVPPLLASGKVDVLGFIGTHRVADALRAIHPRPHRLRCVLGLDAKNPAIVLPDADLDLTVAECLRGSLTYNGQRCTALKIMFVHRSIADAFVERLAAGIDALKCGMPWDEGVTITPLPEPEKPGYLEGLVRDAQGFGARVVNSDGGTNDASFFYPALLYPVGPAMRVYDEEQFGPVIPVVPYDDIREPIDYVVASNYGQQASIFGRDSDLLAQLVDALVNQVCRININSQCQRSPDCFPFNGRKNSAEGTQSVADALRIFSIRIVVAARESEDNREIITDIVKGRKSHFLSTDFML from the coding sequence ATGAAACAGACCATTACATCATTATTCCCCTCTGAAGAGCGCATTCCCGCCCCCTACCGCATCGAAACGCCGATCCGGCAGGATTATTACCTGGTCGACGGCGAATTGCGCCGTTGGGATGGCCCCTTGCAGGAGGTCCTTTCGCCGGTCCGGGTTGCCGCAGAGGGAGGGGTTGTCCCGAAACGGGTAGGGGAGTCTCCCCTGCTCAGTGAGGGGGCGGTCCTGGAGATTCTTCAGGTGGCGGTGCGGGCCTATGACAACGGGAGGGGAACCTGGCCGACCATGTCGGTGGGGGAGCGCATCCAGTGTGTGCAGCGTTTTACGGACGCCATGCTGGGAAAGCGGGAGGAGATCGTCAAACTCCTCATGTGGGAGATCGGAAAGTCCCTGCAGGAGGCGAAGCGCGAGTTCGAACGGGCCGTTACCTATATCCACGACACCATCGAGGCCCTGAAGGAGTTGGACAGGGTTTCCTCCCGCTTTATCATTCAGCAGGGGATCATCGGTCAAATCCGCCGCGCCCCCCTGGGGGTCGTGCTCTGCATGGGGCCATACAATTTTCCGCTCTACGAGACCTTTACGACCCTCATCCCCGCATTGATCATGGGCAATACCATCCTGCTCAAACCGCCCCGCTTCGGCATTCTGCTCTTTCAGCCGCTGCTGGAGGCCATTCGCGACTCGTTTCCGCCGGGGGTCGTCAACACGGTCTACGGGGACGGCGAGGTGGTCGTGCCCCCGCTGCTTGCCTCGGGCAAGGTGGATGTGCTCGGTTTCATCGGCACCCACCGGGTTGCCGACGCGCTCCGCGCGATCCATCCCCGCCCCCATCGGCTGCGCTGCGTGCTCGGCCTGGACGCCAAGAACCCGGCGATCGTCCTGCCGGATGCCGATCTGGATCTTACGGTGGCCGAGTGCCTGCGGGGGAGTCTCACCTACAATGGCCAGCGCTGTACCGCGCTGAAGATCATGTTTGTGCACCGTTCCATTGCCGATGCCTTTGTGGAACGTCTGGCCGCAGGGATTGACGCCCTGAAATGCGGCATGCCGTGGGATGAAGGGGTAACGATCACGCCGCTTCCGGAACCGGAAAAACCGGGCTACCTGGAAGGGCTGGTGCGGGACGCCCAGGGATTCGGCGCACGGGTCGTGAACAGCGACGGCGGCACCAACGACGCTTCGTTCTTCTACCCTGCGCTGCTCTATCCGGTCGGCCCGGCCATGCGGGTTTATGACGAGGAACAGTTCGGCCCGGTCATCCCGGTCGTTCCCTACGACGATATCCGGGAACCGATCGATTACGTGGTCGCCTCGAATTACGGCCAGCAGGCCAGTATCTTCGGGCGTGATAGCGATCTGCTGGCTCAACTGGTGGACGCCCTGGTCAACCAGGTCTGCCGTATCAACATCAACAGCCAATGCCAGCGGAGTCCCGACTGTTTCCCCTTCAACGGCCGGAAAAACTCTGCCGAGGGGACCCAGTCCGTGGCCGACGCCCTGCGCATCTTTTCCATCAGGATCGTGGTTGCAGCACGGGAGTCCGAGGACAACCGGGAGATCATCACCGACATCGTCAAGGGGCGGAAATCCCACTTCCTCTCCACGGATTTCATGCTGTAA
- a CDS encoding MarR family winged helix-turn-helix transcriptional regulator, translated as MGSKADEISEVIDNLRRSIKAINEYSKNAEKETGLTGPQLWAIKIAAKSAPIKVSDLAHQMYLHPATVVGILDRLEAKGLVQRTRSLKDRRVVEINLTAQGRIVVGQAPEVAQGMLVQGLEALSRETLSHVSEGMREIVRILGAEAFPPQLLFSQEVNLPLNPTAES; from the coding sequence ATGGGAAGCAAAGCCGATGAAATTTCCGAAGTAATCGACAATTTGAGGCGGTCCATAAAAGCAATAAACGAGTATTCAAAAAACGCGGAAAAGGAAACCGGGTTAACAGGACCTCAACTCTGGGCAATCAAAATAGCCGCCAAGAGCGCACCTATAAAGGTATCTGATCTGGCCCATCAGATGTACCTGCATCCGGCAACGGTTGTGGGAATCCTGGATCGTCTTGAAGCAAAAGGATTGGTACAACGGACGAGGTCACTGAAAGACAGACGAGTGGTAGAGATCAATCTGACTGCACAAGGGCGGATTGTTGTTGGTCAGGCACCTGAGGTTGCACAAGGGATGTTGGTTCAAGGGCTCGAAGCCCTTTCAAGGGAAACACTTTCCCATGTTTCCGAGGGCATGAGGGAAATTGTGAGGATACTTGGAGCCGAGGCTTTCCCGCCCCAGTTGTTATTCTCACAAGAAGTGAACCTGCCGTTGAATCCCACGGCAGAATCTTAG
- the pal gene encoding peptidoglycan-associated lipoprotein Pal, with translation MKRIVAFCVVWALGTLVVGGCAKENVVKKDEAIAPSATTKKQADIKAEKSAAIVPVKSVSENAGKEVTKAEPRAKEQLATELEKVYFDFDSYTLSGEARKALTNNADYLRRNTAAKLRIEGNCDERGSAEYNIALGEKRAKTAMKYLVTMGIPADRLATISYGKEKPADPGHDEAAWAKNRRDDFTVLSK, from the coding sequence ATGAAGAGGATTGTTGCGTTTTGTGTTGTTTGGGCTTTAGGAACATTGGTCGTAGGTGGCTGCGCCAAGGAAAATGTGGTCAAAAAGGATGAAGCGATTGCTCCTTCCGCAACCACCAAAAAACAAGCGGATATTAAAGCAGAGAAGAGTGCTGCCATTGTCCCAGTGAAATCGGTTTCGGAAAACGCTGGGAAAGAGGTTACAAAAGCCGAGCCTCGAGCAAAGGAACAATTGGCAACAGAGCTCGAGAAGGTTTATTTTGATTTCGATTCTTATACCCTTTCCGGTGAGGCGCGTAAGGCGTTGACGAATAATGCCGACTACCTGCGCAGGAACACTGCCGCAAAACTGCGCATTGAGGGCAATTGCGACGAGCGCGGTTCTGCCGAATATAATATTGCCCTCGGCGAAAAACGGGCCAAGACGGCCATGAAATACCTCGTTACCATGGGGATACCCGCAGATCGTCTGGCAACCATCAGCTATGGCAAGGAGAAACCTGCGGACCCGGGCCATGATGAAGCAGCTTGGGCAAAAAACCGCCGTGACGACTTCACTGTCTTGTCGAAATAA
- a CDS encoding chloride channel protein, whose amino-acid sequence MLRKSIEQLTLLASVIKWTCYASIVGVLVGIGTGVFLRTLAWTSGQFARYPNYYLLLPVTLVVCSTLVSKLAPEAAGHGTEKVIEAVHQRMGKIPLMVVPVKLIATVITLAGGGSAGKEGPCAQIGAGLASAFGGLLRLEDVDRRKLVICGISAGFATVFGTPIAGALFGVEVLVLGQMMYDVLFPSFVAGIIGFHVASLLGVSYPHVAARVIPPVTGWSFAEMVMLGIWCGLIALVFIEFMKVCNRLFERLHWPLAAKAFLGGGLLVLIGKGISTRYLGLGLDTIEAGLRGALLPAAASFMKAIATAITLGSGGSGGVVTPIFFIGTAAGNLFANLFHEPLIATFSSIGMVALLAGAANTPIAACVMAMELFGAGIAPHAAVACMVSFLMVGYRSIYPSQLLGMQKSNSLTVETGKPLADFKRAVLNHRATSFLGFIEKGIKRIRRDSQ is encoded by the coding sequence ATGCTGAGAAAATCTATTGAACAACTCACCCTGCTCGCCAGTGTCATCAAGTGGACCTGTTATGCATCCATAGTCGGGGTTTTGGTAGGAATCGGCACCGGCGTGTTTCTGCGAACACTCGCTTGGACATCCGGTCAGTTTGCCCGATATCCAAATTATTACCTGCTGCTCCCGGTAACACTGGTCGTGTGCAGTACGCTGGTCTCCAAGCTTGCTCCCGAAGCGGCCGGGCACGGGACCGAAAAGGTTATCGAAGCTGTCCATCAGAGGATGGGTAAAATCCCTCTCATGGTTGTTCCTGTGAAGTTGATTGCGACGGTTATCACCCTTGCCGGCGGCGGCTCTGCCGGGAAAGAGGGACCATGCGCCCAGATTGGTGCGGGACTTGCCTCGGCATTCGGCGGACTGCTGAGGCTCGAAGATGTTGACCGGCGCAAACTGGTAATCTGTGGTATCAGCGCAGGGTTTGCCACTGTTTTCGGCACACCGATAGCGGGTGCTCTTTTTGGCGTTGAGGTGCTGGTGCTCGGGCAGATGATGTATGACGTCCTGTTCCCATCATTTGTCGCCGGTATTATCGGTTTCCATGTGGCGTCCCTGCTTGGAGTCAGCTATCCGCACGTAGCGGCAAGGGTCATCCCCCCTGTGACCGGCTGGAGTTTTGCTGAAATGGTCATGCTGGGGATATGGTGCGGGCTGATTGCACTAGTCTTTATCGAATTCATGAAAGTCTGCAATCGCCTGTTTGAACGCCTACACTGGCCTCTCGCAGCGAAGGCCTTTCTGGGGGGCGGATTACTGGTACTCATCGGTAAGGGGATATCGACACGGTACCTAGGGCTTGGACTCGACACAATTGAGGCCGGGCTGAGAGGGGCGCTGTTGCCGGCTGCGGCATCATTTATGAAAGCCATTGCCACGGCCATAACCCTTGGCAGTGGTGGCAGCGGCGGGGTTGTTACACCAATCTTCTTCATCGGCACTGCCGCAGGTAATCTGTTTGCGAACCTTTTCCACGAACCGTTGATCGCAACGTTTTCCTCCATCGGTATGGTGGCGTTACTGGCGGGTGCGGCAAACACCCCGATTGCTGCATGCGTCATGGCCATGGAGCTGTTTGGCGCCGGTATCGCCCCCCATGCTGCCGTTGCCTGTATGGTAAGCTTCCTGATGGTTGGCTACCGTAGTATCTATCCAAGCCAGTTGCTCGGCATGCAAAAAAGTAATTCATTAACAGTGGAGACCGGCAAACCGCTTGCCGATTTCAAACGAGCTGTGCTCAATCACAGGGCAACATCATTCCTGGGCTTTATTGAAAAAGGAATTAAGAGGATACGTCGAGACAGTCAGTGA